Part of the Longimicrobiales bacterium genome is shown below.
GAGGTTTCGCTCTCGAGCAATGACGCTGTGCTGCGCGTCGAGCTGAGCGACGGGCGGGAGCTGACGTGGGCCCTGCGGGACGGGCAGGCACTCATCGATGGAAACACGATCGGTGCGGCCGCGCGCGGGAGCGCGCTGGACGCGGCGTGGCGCGAGCTTCTGAACCAGGCTATGGAGACGCCTGCGGCGGGGCTGCCGGCGCTGCTGGCCGGCTGGGAGGCTCCCGCCGGTGACGGCACTGCCGGTACTGCGCTGGACCGGTCGCTGGAGGAAGCATTCGCCGGAGTCGAAGCGGCTCCTGCGGATGTCGCCGGCGCAGGGCCCACGCCGCCGCTCGCACCGGCCGCGCCGGGAGCGCCGGGTTTCTCCGACGACAGCGTGTCCCGGCTCGTCGAGCGGATCACGGTGCTGCAGTCGCATATCAGTGAGCTGGAAAGCCAGGCCGCACGCGCGCAGACCCGCAACGACAACGCGTTCTCCCGCTTCTTCGGACACATCGGACGCGGCATCGCCGGGATCCTGTCCGTGCTGGTGACGTACGCGGTGCTCTTCGGCATCGGCTTCGCCACCATCGTACTGGGCGGCCGGCGCTTCATCGAGGGCGTGGGCGACACGGCCCGTCACGCGACGGTGCGATCCGGCCTGGTCGGCCTGGCCGCGTCGTTCCTCGTGGTCCCGGCATTCGTGCTCGGGATCATTGCACTCGTGATCTCGATCATCGGTATTCCGGCGCTGCTGGTGTTCGTGCCGCTCTTCCCGCTCGCGGTGGTGCTCGCGGTGCTGCTCGGGTACCTCGGTGTTGCGCACGCCGCGGGTGAGGCGTTCGCCGAGCGCCGCTTCTCGGGTGAGGAGTGGTACCGCAAGGGCAACTCGTACTACTTCCTGCTGGCTGGCCTGGGTCTGCTGCTCGCGCTGTTCCTGGGCGCACACATTCTCGAGCTGACGGGCCCGCTGCTCGGATTCCTGCAGGGGATCCTGATGTTCCTGGGCGTCGTGCTCACGTGGGCGGTTTCGACGATCGGTCTCGGCGCCGTGCTGATCTCGCGTGCGGGCTCGCGGCCGGTCTCTTCGGATCCGTTCGCGTCCGAGCCGTCGATGGAGGAGACCCATGTCTGAGCGCAGCCGCCCGTTTCTGCTCGCGTGCATGGTCGCGCTCATCGCCGGGTGCGACGGCCCGCCCGCGGCCGTCGCGTCCGATGGTGACGACGCCGTGCAGCAGGACTGGCAGACGCTGTCACTCAGCCGCCGGGCCGCAGGCGAGCAGCGCCTCGCCGTCGAGCTGGAGTACGGCGCCGGCAAGCTGACGGTCGCGCCGGGCTCCGCCGAGCAGCTGTACCAGGCGCGCATGCGCTACGACGCGTCCGCGTTCGAACCGGTGACCGGCTACAACGACGGCAGATTGCAGATCGGTGTGGAGGATGCACAGATCCGCGGGCGCAAGCTGGAGGCCGGGTCCCTGAACCTGCAGCTCAGCCCGGACGTCGACCTCGACCTGGAGCTCGCGTTCGGCGCGGCGGAGGCCGACATCGAGCTGGGCGGGCTGCGGATCGAGCAGCTCGAGATCTCGACCGGTGCGAGCCGCACGGCGCTCGCGTTCTCGCAGCCGAACCCGATCACCGCGAACAGCCTGGTGCTGCAGGTCGGTGCCGCGCAGTTCACCGTGAAGGGCCTCGGCAATGCCAACGCTCGCCAGCTCTCGGTGGAGGGCGGCGTCGGCGACATCGATCTCGACTTCACGGGCGCGCTCTCCAACGACATGAGCGTCACGGTCGAGATGGGGCTCGGGCATCTCACACTGCGACTGCCCCGGGGCGTCGGCGTGCGCATCGAGAAGGACGGGCTGCTCGCGTCCG
Proteins encoded:
- a CDS encoding LiaF domain-containing protein is translated as MSERSRPFLLACMVALIAGCDGPPAAVASDGDDAVQQDWQTLSLSRRAAGEQRLAVELEYGAGKLTVAPGSAEQLYQARMRYDASAFEPVTGYNDGRLQIGVEDAQIRGRKLEAGSLNLQLSPDVDLDLELAFGAAEADIELGGLRIEQLEISTGASRTALAFSQPNPITANSLVLQVGAAQFTVKGLGNANARQLSVEGGVGDIDLDFTGALSNDMSVTVEMGLGHLTLRLPRGVGVRIEKDGLLASVEGEGLTQRDNVYYSADYENAERRLQFDIDAAFNAIDIVWVDNDQAR